Proteins found in one Nerophis lumbriciformis linkage group LG27, RoL_Nlum_v2.1, whole genome shotgun sequence genomic segment:
- the LOC133570133 gene encoding bifunctional apoptosis regulator-like isoform X2, with protein sequence MHGDSPQDTQEASEEDRFLSTSSTSNQISKQEFSCHCCYDVLVNPTTLTCGHNFCRHCLALWWKSSHKNECPECRERWEGFPKVNILLREATDKLFSEVVQQRQAEIQANTKISQSLQAFQRYGNNLGKFKPKQHKAIGFFLSGVFAALSCVAVLLLLYQWSSGGEATTQQEPDLLVSKPVSQWTPAEVVFWLENLGPWANLYREPFLQESVNGRLLLMMEEEELRKPPYSIQNQAHRRTVLTELYRVKSQGLSSPQNLWEYKTEPCWEQWTTFMVKYFLLPYQLIAEFAWDWLSVHYWTSLFVIVNAVLLSVLEACLLWNLRTARLRTLPSMMGNHLWTMLSQGLAFALMWPLVPQLVCNCLFYWALFISPIMNVDRVVQQLTHPETAAL encoded by the exons ATGCATGGGGATTCACCACAAGACACCCAGGAAGCGTCTGAGGAAGACCGCTTCCTCTCAACGTCTTCCACGAGCAACCAAATATCCAAACAGGAGTTCTCCTGCCATTGCTGCTACGACGTCCTGGTGAACCCCACCACTTTGACCTGCGGCCATAACTTTTGCCGCCACTGTCTGGCCCTGTGGTGGAAGTCCTCTCACAAGAACGAGTGTCCCGAGTGCCGGGAGAGGTGGGAAGGCTTTCCCAAAGTCAATATACTGCTGAG AGAGGCAACAGACAAGTTATTTAGCGAAGTTGTACAGCAAAGGCAAGCAGAGATCCAAGCGAACACCAAAATCTCTCAAAGCTTACAAGCTTTCCAGAG gTATGGTAACAATTTGGGTAAATTTAAGCCCAAACAGCACAAAGCAATCGGTTTCTTCCTCTCCGGAGTCTTTGCTGCTCTTTCATGTGTGGCG GTATTGTTGCTGTTGTATCAGTGGAGCAGCGGTGGTGAGGCGACAACGCAGCAAGAACCGGACCTGTTGGTCAGTAAGCCCGTATCGCAATGGACGCCAGCGGAAGTTGTCTTCTGGCTGGAAAACCTGGGACCCTGGGCCAATCTGTACAGAGAGCCTTTCCTGCAGGAGAGTGTCAATGGCAG ATTATTATTGATGATGGAGGAAGAAGAGCTGCGAAAGCCGCCTTATAGCATCCAAAATCAGGCTCACCGACGCACCGTCCTGACAGAGCTCTACAGAGTCAAGTCTCAGGGACTCAGCTCTCCTCAGAACCTGTGGGAATACAAG ACGGAACCCTGCTGGGAACAGTGGACCACGTTCATGGTCAAGTACTTCCTGCTTCCGTACCAGCTGATCGCAGAGTTCGCTTGGGACTGGCTGTCCGTCCACTACTGGACCTCTCTGTTTGTCATCGTCAACGCCGTGCTGCTGTCTGTGTTGGAAGCCTGCTTGCTGTGGAACCTCAGGACAGCTAGGCTCAG GACACTTCCGAGCATGATGGGGAACCACTTGTGGACGATGCTATCTCAGGGACTGGCCTTTGCCCTCATGTGGCCCTTAGTGCCTCAGTTGGTGTGCAACTGCCTCTTCTACTGGGCTCTCTTTATAAGCCCGATCATGAACGTTGACCGGGTGGTGCAGCAGCTCACACACCCAGAAACCGCAGCGCTGTAG
- the LOC133570133 gene encoding bifunctional apoptosis regulator-like isoform X1 has protein sequence MHGDSPQDTQEASEEDRFLSTSSTSNQISKQEFSCHCCYDVLVNPTTLTCGHNFCRHCLALWWKSSHKNECPECRERWEGFPKVNILLREATDKLFSEVVQQRQAEIQANTKISQSLQAFQRYGNNLGKFKPKQHKAIGFFLSGVFAALSCVAVLLLLYQWSSGGEATTQQEPDLLVSKPVSQWTPAEVVFWLENLGPWANLYREPFLQESVNGRLLLMMEEEELRKPPYSIQNQAHRRTVLTELYRVKSQGLSSPQNLWEYKAANSGKSLFLLYAMKSSPRLTLLYLYLFDYSETFLPFLHTCCPPTSLASQPMETHFFKSWTEPCWEQWTTFMVKYFLLPYQLIAEFAWDWLSVHYWTSLFVIVNAVLLSVLEACLLWNLRTARLRTLPSMMGNHLWTMLSQGLAFALMWPLVPQLVCNCLFYWALFISPIMNVDRVVQQLTHPETAAL, from the exons ATGCATGGGGATTCACCACAAGACACCCAGGAAGCGTCTGAGGAAGACCGCTTCCTCTCAACGTCTTCCACGAGCAACCAAATATCCAAACAGGAGTTCTCCTGCCATTGCTGCTACGACGTCCTGGTGAACCCCACCACTTTGACCTGCGGCCATAACTTTTGCCGCCACTGTCTGGCCCTGTGGTGGAAGTCCTCTCACAAGAACGAGTGTCCCGAGTGCCGGGAGAGGTGGGAAGGCTTTCCCAAAGTCAATATACTGCTGAG AGAGGCAACAGACAAGTTATTTAGCGAAGTTGTACAGCAAAGGCAAGCAGAGATCCAAGCGAACACCAAAATCTCTCAAAGCTTACAAGCTTTCCAGAG gTATGGTAACAATTTGGGTAAATTTAAGCCCAAACAGCACAAAGCAATCGGTTTCTTCCTCTCCGGAGTCTTTGCTGCTCTTTCATGTGTGGCG GTATTGTTGCTGTTGTATCAGTGGAGCAGCGGTGGTGAGGCGACAACGCAGCAAGAACCGGACCTGTTGGTCAGTAAGCCCGTATCGCAATGGACGCCAGCGGAAGTTGTCTTCTGGCTGGAAAACCTGGGACCCTGGGCCAATCTGTACAGAGAGCCTTTCCTGCAGGAGAGTGTCAATGGCAG ATTATTATTGATGATGGAGGAAGAAGAGCTGCGAAAGCCGCCTTATAGCATCCAAAATCAGGCTCACCGACGCACCGTCCTGACAGAGCTCTACAGAGTCAAGTCTCAGGGACTCAGCTCTCCTCAGAACCTGTGGGAATACAAG GCAGCTAACTCAGGGAAGTCTCTGTTCCTGCTCTATGCAATGAAGAGCTCACCACGCCTCACTCTCCTCTACTTGTATTTATTCGACTACTCCGAAACCTTCCTGCCCTTTCTACACACCTGCTGCCCTCCCACCAGCCTTGCCAGTCAGCCGATGGAGACCCACTTCTTTAAGTCCTGG ACGGAACCCTGCTGGGAACAGTGGACCACGTTCATGGTCAAGTACTTCCTGCTTCCGTACCAGCTGATCGCAGAGTTCGCTTGGGACTGGCTGTCCGTCCACTACTGGACCTCTCTGTTTGTCATCGTCAACGCCGTGCTGCTGTCTGTGTTGGAAGCCTGCTTGCTGTGGAACCTCAGGACAGCTAGGCTCAG GACACTTCCGAGCATGATGGGGAACCACTTGTGGACGATGCTATCTCAGGGACTGGCCTTTGCCCTCATGTGGCCCTTAGTGCCTCAGTTGGTGTGCAACTGCCTCTTCTACTGGGCTCTCTTTATAAGCCCGATCATGAACGTTGACCGGGTGGTGCAGCAGCTCACACACCCAGAAACCGCAGCGCTGTAG